From a region of the Zingiber officinale cultivar Zhangliang chromosome 4B, Zo_v1.1, whole genome shotgun sequence genome:
- the LOC121975697 gene encoding ylmG homolog protein 1-2, chloroplastic-like — protein MASVVSVAASATSAAASTASASPNLRLSLLRHASATPSLVRFPSNGPAHGSLRVGLPPLRRAPASLRPRAVIAPPPSSSLLSDSTRTLSSLFAFAFSVSEVILSFIRRLAQRAAAQAVPSLEEQAQLRSLQGNLAWAVGPLFFAARRVARPSGYLNTPLTVVAAGMAKWLDIYSGVLMVRVLLSWFPNIPWDRQPLSAIRDLCDPYLNLFRNIIPPVFDTLDVSPLLAFAVLGTLGSILNSSRMMKY, from the coding sequence ATGGCCTCGGTCGTCTCCGTAGCCGCCTCCGCCACCTCCGCCGCCGCCTCCACCGCCTCGGCGAGCCCTAATCTTCGCCTCTCCCTCCTCCGTCACGCATCTGCAACTCCGTCCCTTGTCCGTTTCCCTTCAAATGGTCCGGCCCACGGTTCCCTCCGCGTCGGGCTTCCACCTCTGCGAAGAGCACCGGCTTCTCTTCGTCCACGCGCCGTCATCGCTCCTCCGCCTTCCTCGTCCCTCCTCTCTGACTCTACCCGGACTCTTTCCTCTCTCTTCGCCTTTGCCTTCTCCGTCTCCGAAGTCATCCTCTCCTTCATCCGCCGCCTCGCCCAGCGGGCCGCTGCTCAGGCTGTTCCCTCCCTGGAGGAGCAAGCACAACTTCGATCTCTCCAGGGGAACCTGGCCTGGGCTGTGGGCCCCCTCTTCTTCGCTGCTCGTCGAGTGGCGCGGCCGTCGGGATACCTCAACACCCCGCTCACGGTGGTGGCCGCAGGGATGGCGAAGTGGCTTGACATCTACAGCGGGGTGTTGATGGTTAGGGTGCTGCTGAGTTGGTTCCCCAACATTCCTTGGGATCGCCAGCCCCTTTCTGCAATTAGGGATCTATGCGATCCTTACCTCAATCTCTTCAGGAACATCATCCCTCCAGTCTTTGATACCCTCGATGTCAGCCCCCTTCTGGCTTTTGCTGTCTTGGGAACTCTTGGATCGATACTCAACAGCAGCCGGATGATGAAGTACTAA